In Companilactobacillus allii, one genomic interval encodes:
- a CDS encoding glycine betaine ABC transporter substrate-binding protein: MIPLITACSSETQPYTSKEKIGPQINYTITGIDAGAGIMSSTQTALKEYGLSAKNWQLQTSSTAAMTSTLDKAIKEKRPIVITGWQPHWMFTKYPIKFLKDPKNVYGKAENIHTIVRKGLKKDEPSAYTILDRFHWKPAQMSEVMLKVNAGMDPQKAAKQWIKANPKLVAEWTKGVKKVHGKSFKMTYVAWDSEIASTNVVAQVLRDQGYKVTIQAMEQQPMWASIATNAADAQVSAWLPKTAGLYYKDYKGRFDDLGINLKGAKVGLAVPKYMKNINSIEDLKNK; this comes from the coding sequence ATGATTCCACTTATCACTGCATGTAGTTCTGAAACACAACCTTATACAAGTAAGGAAAAGATTGGTCCACAAATCAATTACACAATTACAGGTATTGATGCAGGTGCAGGTATTATGTCTTCAACTCAAACTGCTTTGAAAGAATACGGCTTGAGTGCCAAAAATTGGCAACTACAGACAAGTTCTACTGCCGCAATGACAAGTACTTTGGATAAGGCCATTAAGGAAAAGCGTCCAATTGTTATTACTGGTTGGCAGCCACATTGGATGTTTACTAAGTATCCGATAAAATTCTTGAAGGATCCTAAGAATGTTTATGGTAAAGCTGAAAATATTCATACTATCGTTCGTAAAGGATTGAAGAAGGATGAACCTAGTGCGTACACTATTTTGGATCGTTTCCATTGGAAACCAGCTCAAATGTCTGAAGTTATGTTGAAGGTCAATGCTGGAATGGACCCTCAAAAAGCAGCTAAACAATGGATCAAAGCTAATCCTAAATTAGTCGCTGAATGGACTAAAGGTGTTAAAAAGGTTCATGGTAAGTCATTTAAGATGACTTATGTTGCATGGGATTCTGAAATTGCTTCAACCAACGTTGTCGCACAAGTACTCCGTGATCAAGGATATAAGGTAACTATTCAAGCTATGGAGCAACAACCTATGTGGGCTTCTATAGCAACCAATGCTGCTGATGCACAAGTTAGTGCATGGCTACCTAAGACAGCTGGTTTGTATTATAAAGATTACAAGGGACGCTTTGATGACCTTGGTATTAACTTAAAAGGTGCCAAAGTTGGACTTGCAGTTCCAAAATATATGAAGAATATTAACTCTATTGAAGATTTGAAGAATAAGTAA
- a CDS encoding ABC transporter permease yields MNSIPQLPLAQWVDSFVNWLVTFTGFFNGVTNFIGGINNAFQWVFDLIPIWFFIVLILALTYYVNRDNQRWSLLIFELAGLLLIWNLDFWRDMTQTLTLVLTASLIALVIGIPLGILMSKSRTAEIILKPILDFMQTMPAFVYLIPAVALFGIGMVPGIVASVIFAMPPTVRMTNMGIREVPSELIEAADSFGSTEWQKLFKVELPLAKTSLMAGVNQSMMLSLSMVVTASMIGAMGLGTKVYFAVGRNDAGGGFSAGLAVVILAIILDRLTQSLTRDRKKG; encoded by the coding sequence TTGAATAGTATTCCACAATTACCACTAGCACAATGGGTCGACAGTTTTGTCAACTGGTTAGTTACTTTCACTGGATTCTTTAATGGCGTAACTAACTTTATAGGTGGAATTAACAATGCCTTTCAATGGGTATTTGATTTGATTCCTATTTGGTTTTTTATCGTTTTGATATTAGCGTTAACTTATTACGTTAACCGTGATAATCAACGTTGGAGTTTATTGATTTTTGAATTAGCCGGATTATTGCTTATTTGGAACTTGGACTTTTGGCGTGATATGACACAAACTTTGACGCTAGTTTTAACGGCCAGTTTGATAGCTCTAGTAATTGGTATACCGTTGGGTATATTGATGTCTAAGAGTAGGACTGCCGAGATAATCCTGAAGCCGATCCTTGACTTTATGCAAACTATGCCAGCCTTTGTTTATCTAATTCCGGCTGTTGCATTGTTTGGTATTGGTATGGTTCCAGGTATTGTCGCATCAGTTATCTTCGCTATGCCTCCAACAGTTAGAATGACCAATATGGGTATTCGTGAAGTTCCTAGTGAATTGATCGAAGCCGCTGATTCATTTGGTTCTACTGAATGGCAGAAGTTATTTAAAGTTGAATTACCACTAGCCAAGACAAGTTTGATGGCTGGTGTCAACCAAAGTATGATGCTTTCATTATCAATGGTTGTTACTGCTTCAATGATCGGTGCTATGGGTCTTGGTACTAAAGTATACTTTGCCGTTGGTAGAAATGACGCTGGTGGTGGTTTTTCTGCTGGTCTTGCCGTTGTTATCTTGGCAATTATCTTAGATAGACTCACACAATCATTAACAAGAGATCGTAAAAAAGGATAG
- a CDS encoding quaternary amine ABC transporter ATP-binding protein, giving the protein MTVKVEVKDLTKIFGKRVGRAKELIKQGKTKSEILKETGATVGVEKASFKINDGEIFVIMGLSGSGKSTMVRMINRLIEPTDGSVSIDGEDLMKMDKKALRNVRRKKMSMVFQNFGLLPNRTVLENAEYGLEIQGVEKAEREKKAKEALDQVGITGYNDEYPDQLSGGMQQRVGLARALANDPEILLMDEAFSALDPLNRTDMQDQLLDIQERLHKTIIFISHDLNEALKLGDHIMIMRDGVVVQTGTPEDILTHPANDYVEEFIENVDRSKVLTAANVMIRPVTINIDKAGPRLTLKRMKNNEVSTAYVVDNHRKLVGIVDANDVIGLVRSDSSDLRSIVQTDIPTTNADKPISELLDDISSTGIPFSVVNDDGQLQGIIVRGAVLGALAGNEVSDFE; this is encoded by the coding sequence ATGACAGTAAAAGTTGAAGTTAAAGATTTAACTAAGATTTTTGGTAAACGTGTCGGACGTGCTAAAGAACTTATTAAGCAAGGTAAGACAAAATCGGAAATTCTAAAGGAAACAGGTGCAACCGTAGGTGTTGAAAAAGCCAGCTTCAAAATCAATGATGGCGAGATCTTCGTTATTATGGGACTTTCAGGTAGTGGTAAATCAACAATGGTTCGTATGATAAATCGGTTGATCGAGCCTACAGATGGATCAGTATCAATCGATGGCGAAGATTTAATGAAAATGGATAAAAAGGCACTTAGAAATGTTCGTCGTAAAAAGATGAGTATGGTTTTCCAGAATTTCGGATTACTTCCTAATAGAACAGTATTAGAAAATGCTGAATATGGTTTGGAAATTCAAGGTGTCGAAAAAGCTGAACGTGAAAAGAAAGCTAAAGAAGCCTTAGATCAAGTTGGTATCACTGGTTACAATGATGAATATCCAGATCAATTATCTGGTGGTATGCAACAACGTGTCGGTCTAGCTCGTGCTTTAGCTAATGATCCAGAGATTCTGTTAATGGATGAGGCATTCTCAGCACTTGATCCATTGAACAGAACTGATATGCAAGACCAATTGTTAGATATTCAAGAAAGATTGCATAAGACAATTATCTTTATCAGTCATGATTTGAATGAAGCCTTAAAGCTTGGTGATCATATTATGATTATGCGTGATGGTGTGGTCGTTCAAACTGGTACACCTGAAGATATCTTGACACATCCCGCAAATGACTATGTTGAAGAATTCATCGAAAATGTTGATCGTAGCAAGGTCTTAACTGCTGCAAACGTTATGATTCGTCCAGTTACGATCAATATTGATAAGGCTGGTCCAAGACTTACTTTGAAACGTATGAAGAATAATGAAGTTTCAACAGCATATGTTGTTGATAATCATCGTAAACTAGTTGGTATTGTTGATGCTAATGATGTTATTGGATTAGTTCGTAGTGATAGTAGTGATCTAAGATCAATTGTTCAAACTGATATCCCTACAACTAATGCAGATAAGCCTATTTCAGAACTTCTTGATGATATTTCATCAACTGGTATTCCATTCTCAGTTGTAAATGATGATGGACAACTACAAGGAATTATTGTTCGTGGTGCCGTTCTTGGGGCCCTTGCAGGAAATGAGGTGAGCGATTTTGAATAG
- the dltD gene encoding D-alanyl-lipoteichoic acid biosynthesis protein DltD, with amino-acid sequence MKKKLWMIFGPVIVAIVALLILLWTPIHFKTVTTKKVDQASTSLDVRVLKGESVKNAAEKENYIPIIGSSELSRMDPFHPSSMAQKYHWKNKPFLLGNPGTASLTQTLNVSGMSNLKNQKAVVIISPQWFTKKGVPSDAFKYFLSPLQLTGFIVNSDHGSKKMNEYIASRVLELDDSLGSIETDALTRIADGKNITSFQRFYINDLKRNSLQNQDDLFGTVALNDHQKKIDQAASKLPDNYDYKDLNKLATKMAKNHSRENDLQIGDSFYNKELYKRISTYKNAHRHVDYKHSPEYNDFQAMLYLFNQNHTEVMFVIQPVNQKWIEYTGMPKKALPDFDKKIKYQLQSQGFNNIVDLTHEKDPNYIAEDTIHMGWRGWLLLDKKLEPYYKNKKANPNNTKYEMNDYFLTKKWANNTKF; translated from the coding sequence ATGAAAAAAAAGTTATGGATGATTTTTGGACCTGTAATAGTTGCGATTGTTGCGTTATTAATTCTTTTATGGACTCCGATTCATTTTAAAACAGTCACCACTAAGAAAGTAGATCAGGCATCTACATCACTGGATGTACGAGTTCTCAAAGGTGAAAGTGTAAAAAATGCGGCCGAAAAGGAAAATTACATTCCTATTATTGGATCATCTGAACTTTCTAGAATGGATCCTTTCCATCCATCTTCTATGGCACAGAAGTATCATTGGAAGAATAAACCGTTTTTACTAGGTAATCCAGGTACTGCATCTTTAACACAGACATTAAATGTTAGTGGAATGAGTAATTTGAAGAATCAAAAGGCTGTGGTGATCATTTCACCTCAATGGTTCACCAAAAAAGGAGTTCCATCAGATGCCTTTAAATACTTCTTGTCACCATTGCAATTGACAGGATTCATTGTTAATTCAGATCATGGTAGTAAGAAGATGAATGAATATATTGCTAGTAGAGTTCTAGAATTAGATGACAGTCTAGGTAGTATTGAAACGGATGCTCTTACTAGAATAGCCGATGGCAAAAATATAACTAGTTTCCAACGTTTCTATATAAACGACTTGAAACGTAATAGTTTACAAAACCAAGATGATCTTTTTGGAACAGTTGCGTTAAATGATCATCAAAAAAAGATTGATCAAGCAGCTTCTAAGCTACCTGATAATTATGACTACAAGGATTTGAATAAATTGGCCACTAAAATGGCAAAGAACCATTCACGTGAAAATGATTTGCAGATTGGAGATTCCTTCTATAATAAAGAGTTATATAAGAGAATCAGCACATACAAGAATGCTCATAGACATGTTGATTATAAACACTCCCCTGAATATAATGACTTTCAAGCAATGTTGTATCTATTCAATCAGAATCACACTGAAGTAATGTTTGTTATTCAACCAGTTAATCAAAAGTGGATCGAATATACAGGGATGCCTAAAAAAGCCTTGCCTGATTTTGACAAGAAAATTAAGTACCAACTTCAATCTCAAGGATTCAACAATATTGTAGATTTAACACATGAAAAAGATCCAAACTATATTGCTGAAGATACTATCCATATGGGTTGGCGTGGTTGGTTATTATTGGATAAGAAATTGGAACCATATTATAAGAATAAAAAAGCTAATCCAAATAATACCAAGTACGAAATGAATGACTACTTCTTAACTAAGAAGTGGGCTAATAATACTAAGTTTTAA
- the dltC gene encoding D-alanine--poly(phosphoribitol) ligase subunit DltC, with protein MENTEKIVGILKDVTGLDNIGDDKDQDLFANGILDSMATVEVLVTLQDDFGIEVPVSEFDRSQWSTINKISDRVKELE; from the coding sequence ATGGAAAACACAGAAAAAATTGTAGGTATTTTAAAAGATGTAACAGGTTTAGATAATATCGGTGATGATAAGGATCAAGACTTATTCGCAAATGGAATCCTAGATTCAATGGCAACAGTTGAAGTTCTAGTGACATTACAGGATGATTTTGGAATTGAAGTACCAGTATCAGAATTTGACCGTTCACAATGGTCAACAATCAACAAAATCTCAGATCGTGTAAAAGAACTGGAATAA